The following are encoded in a window of Mycolicibacterium tusciae JS617 genomic DNA:
- a CDS encoding ATP-binding protein, whose amino-acid sequence MSLATPLRAIGNLRLTSHGVYADYLLSGQPFIFLSEEWQDRVAAEHAELWRALPSGSSISGLTVPVAPRSTVRKMLYSHPDLRLRDGDETGLATAARPWVQHCRSWEPTIAGHRARRRIYWLSLPLDYGLAGRTPSGMWRRMVDAAVGRDKDTDSSIAYYRELAAQMVAELPAVFFPKPATVEQIWWHWNYIASRGVWDAPLPGQPFDPDATLPGSAFSPVHLDPGAAKLRGRRWRAARSDADVFVRTFRDRTDAVPDSYQALLPLESFPDNGIAWPRSTLFKVLDDRTTPATVLDWTINITFTSADVAVSTAENVIVNIRDQYRQRGRHASSSDELLRKLASGRELASELKRGSAERGVNAAIVIAAAAGDPDTVNRALTDVARTYRGQNIGSKRWRGSQPTLLRAFAPGGERRAGLDEFRNPTTTKRFAPFVPLLASKLGNNTGVPLGMNLTSPGLRDVVLLDVLNAPARENPGNLVICGSPGRGKSHATKNLSRSWLKIGAGLHLFDPTDAREHEKALTDFDDKVVIDVARMNFSLDGLRIFPYKEAAERTIDHLLPQLGLSPLSRGAQRLWGLLAPESREAHGIGSTAQLIRYLRDLPGAQRTDADEDLLIGLEGLAAQRLLRPLFDESLPVPDIATTQCVIWNFAGLKLPTVTEEYQAHLHQQTTPGQRAAQALYGLAAEVAQSIFFARPEQPDILVVEECAAWTNSPGGQKCANTIIRQGRKAWTGFCGISQQPIKDFAVLEDEFIDQRLCLGFKRSDIAKATLQWCDRDLDRHPELLAAYVNNTSPVQLVDHGDDAIDDRYGKVIAGREGEAWFLDEFGGFGKVALFAAPTAALAARFDTNPQRAKQRSEAAQRT is encoded by the coding sequence ATGTCTTTGGCCACCCCGCTACGCGCGATCGGCAACCTGCGGCTGACCTCTCACGGGGTCTACGCCGACTACCTGTTGTCCGGCCAGCCGTTCATCTTCTTGTCCGAAGAGTGGCAGGATCGCGTGGCCGCCGAGCACGCCGAGCTGTGGCGGGCACTGCCGTCGGGATCGTCGATCAGCGGCTTGACGGTGCCGGTGGCACCGCGCAGCACCGTCCGAAAGATGCTCTACAGCCATCCTGATCTGCGCCTGCGCGACGGCGATGAGACCGGTCTCGCGACCGCGGCGCGGCCGTGGGTGCAGCACTGCCGCAGCTGGGAGCCGACAATCGCCGGTCACCGCGCACGCCGGCGCATCTATTGGCTGAGCCTGCCGCTGGATTACGGTCTGGCCGGACGCACCCCCAGCGGCATGTGGCGGCGCATGGTCGACGCCGCGGTGGGCCGCGATAAGGACACCGATTCCTCGATCGCCTACTACCGCGAGCTGGCCGCCCAGATGGTCGCCGAGCTGCCAGCGGTGTTTTTCCCCAAACCCGCGACGGTGGAACAGATTTGGTGGCATTGGAACTACATCGCCAGCCGCGGTGTGTGGGATGCACCGCTGCCGGGGCAGCCGTTTGATCCCGACGCCACCCTGCCCGGCTCAGCGTTCAGCCCGGTACACCTCGATCCGGGGGCCGCCAAGCTGCGCGGCCGGCGGTGGCGCGCTGCCCGCAGCGACGCCGACGTGTTCGTGCGCACTTTCCGCGATCGCACCGACGCGGTGCCCGACTCCTATCAAGCGCTGCTGCCCTTGGAGAGCTTCCCCGACAACGGGATCGCCTGGCCGCGTTCGACTCTGTTCAAGGTCCTCGATGACCGCACCACCCCGGCCACCGTCTTGGACTGGACCATCAACATCACCTTCACCAGCGCCGATGTCGCCGTGTCGACCGCGGAGAACGTCATCGTCAACATCCGTGATCAGTACCGCCAACGCGGCCGCCACGCATCGAGCTCCGATGAGCTGCTGCGCAAACTGGCCTCGGGGAGGGAACTGGCCTCTGAGCTCAAACGGGGCAGCGCCGAGCGCGGCGTCAACGCCGCGATCGTGATCGCCGCCGCCGCAGGCGATCCGGACACGGTCAACCGTGCCCTCACCGACGTCGCGCGCACCTACCGCGGCCAGAACATCGGGTCGAAACGGTGGCGCGGCAGCCAGCCCACCTTGTTGCGGGCGTTCGCCCCGGGCGGGGAGCGCCGCGCTGGCCTCGATGAGTTTCGTAACCCGACCACGACCAAACGTTTCGCGCCGTTCGTGCCGCTACTGGCCAGTAAACTGGGCAACAACACCGGTGTCCCGCTGGGGATGAATCTGACCAGTCCAGGGCTGCGCGACGTCGTGCTGCTCGATGTCCTCAACGCGCCGGCGCGGGAGAATCCGGGAAATCTGGTCATCTGCGGCTCGCCGGGGCGCGGGAAATCGCATGCGACCAAGAATTTGAGCCGATCGTGGCTCAAAATTGGCGCCGGTCTGCATTTGTTCGACCCCACCGACGCCCGCGAACACGAAAAAGCGTTGACCGATTTCGACGACAAAGTGGTAATTGATGTCGCCCGCATGAATTTCAGCCTCGACGGATTGCGGATATTTCCCTATAAAGAAGCCGCGGAACGCACCATTGACCATTTGCTGCCGCAATTGGGGTTGTCACCGCTGAGCCGCGGCGCACAGCGGCTGTGGGGGCTGCTGGCGCCCGAGTCGCGCGAGGCGCACGGCATCGGCAGCACCGCACAACTGATCCGGTATCTGCGCGACCTGCCCGGGGCCCAACGCACCGACGCCGACGAGGACCTGCTGATCGGCTTGGAAGGCCTCGCCGCCCAACGCCTGCTGCGGCCCCTGTTCGACGAATCGCTGCCGGTGCCCGACATCGCCACCACCCAGTGCGTGATCTGGAACTTCGCCGGCCTCAAACTGCCCACGGTCACCGAGGAATACCAGGCCCATCTGCACCAGCAGACAACCCCCGGTCAGCGCGCCGCCCAAGCGCTCTACGGGCTGGCGGCAGAGGTGGCACAGTCGATCTTTTTCGCCCGCCCCGAGCAGCCGGACATCCTGGTCGTTGAGGAATGCGCGGCCTGGACGAATTCACCCGGCGGGCAGAAGTGCGCCAACACGATCATCCGTCAGGGCCGCAAGGCCTGGACGGGGTTCTGCGGCATCAGCCAACAACCCATCAAAGACTTCGCGGTCCTCGAAGACGAGTTCATCGACCAGCGACTGTGCTTGGGGTTCAAACGATCTGACATCGCCAAAGCGACGTTGCAGTGGTGTGACCGCGACCTGGACCGCCACCCCGAGCTGCTCGCCGCCTACGTCAACAACACCAGCCCCGTGCAGCTGGTCGACCACGGCGACGACGCGATCGACGACCGCTACGGCAAGGTGATTGCCGGCCGTGAGGGCGAAGCGTGGTTCCTCGACGAGTTCGGCGGCTTCGGCAAGGTGGCGCTGTTCGCCGCCCCGACCGCAGCCCTGGCCGCCCGGTTCGACACCAACCCCCAGCGCGCCAAGCAGCGCAGCGAAGCGGCCCAGCGCACATGA
- a CDS encoding conjugal transfer protein, giving the protein MALSKTWQGRLHRWRGGARRAGVVAVTLAAIFGAAAGCKVFLAPDRPDFIGIAQRERNQQSLVGAFASDFVVAWRTATVSQRNSLQRFITLPEQGLALPSTPAAVITAPQVGPVLRMGTLGDTELYTAVISVNERAYASAQPTRAFYQVPISLWNRQPRALDFPAQINDPGPGADFTLDYRNALGPESPVFAVVAGFIRIYLTATNGLDRYVVAGAPLRPIGGYQSAVVSAAATDRSVPDTPAPGEQLHVRATVVAQTSQFATVNLVYPLTVENSGGTWMVAAIDLVPQVGAQSEANPVAKPHN; this is encoded by the coding sequence GTGGCACTGTCGAAAACCTGGCAAGGACGTCTGCACCGATGGCGCGGCGGCGCCCGCCGCGCCGGTGTCGTCGCCGTGACCCTGGCCGCGATCTTCGGCGCCGCCGCCGGCTGCAAGGTGTTCTTGGCCCCCGATCGCCCCGACTTCATCGGTATCGCCCAGCGCGAACGCAATCAACAAAGCCTGGTGGGGGCCTTCGCGTCGGACTTCGTGGTGGCCTGGCGTACCGCGACGGTCAGTCAACGAAACAGCTTGCAGCGCTTCATCACTTTGCCTGAGCAGGGGTTGGCGCTGCCCTCGACACCAGCGGCAGTGATCACCGCGCCTCAGGTGGGACCGGTGCTGCGGATGGGCACGCTCGGCGACACCGAGCTCTACACCGCCGTGATCTCGGTCAACGAACGCGCTTATGCCTCAGCGCAACCCACACGCGCGTTCTATCAGGTCCCGATTTCGCTGTGGAATCGTCAACCCCGGGCCCTGGACTTCCCGGCGCAGATCAACGATCCGGGCCCGGGCGCGGATTTCACCCTGGACTACCGCAACGCCCTGGGCCCCGAGAGCCCGGTGTTCGCCGTGGTCGCCGGATTCATCCGCATCTATTTGACGGCCACCAACGGACTGGATCGCTACGTGGTGGCCGGTGCGCCGCTGCGCCCGATCGGCGGCTATCAAAGTGCGGTGGTCTCGGCAGCGGCCACCGACCGCAGCGTGCCCGACACGCCAGCACCCGGCGAGCAGCTGCACGTGCGGGCCACCGTCGTCGCGCAGACATCACAATTTGCCACCGTGAATTTGGTGTATCCGCTGACGGTCGAAAATAGCGGCGGGACGTGGATGGTGGCGGCCATAGACTTAGTTCCACAGGTTGGCGCCCAATCCGAAGCCAACCCTGTCGCCAAACCACATAACTAA